The following proteins are encoded in a genomic region of Cyclonatronum proteinivorum:
- a CDS encoding AAA-type ATPase lid domain-containing protein produces MNSLFWREMLDKLPATVLIFKIDEQEQARLLLTNSHIRKDLGFSPEEYVLASESEESPITAELDLLIDEVARLSHASAPPDSLPSAVLSNRQGEQMRFGFSFSVFQSKANRSNLISVALVPALIRNAVFSTEGPADGHRQNGVQENNTEVAAAKGDVIPPPPFVAVSEVMKGVLEKADHAAGIEAHILLHGEIATGKRAIASRIEKTCVFAKPGTQVMHIDFRAEAAEASFQKIVERDQTSGAYLLAQLPKNLILQIRALDNIKIPQLETIAEIIDERQARDYRTRLIMTSRISLDQLSESGRIPASLLYKYTFFPIPVPPLRHRREDLPEIIEIWLSRLVAAADLRPAPAYTPQQMQQLLQHEWPENFQSLKEVIRASVLSANGEKLPLRLGIKTFGEGKQAGLFGGALAPELQQVLSYDEMSRVYFRHVLDLTKGKIYGDDGAAALLGMPPTTLQSKLKKLKVKPPK; encoded by the coding sequence TTGAACAGCTTGTTTTGGCGTGAAATGCTTGATAAGCTGCCAGCTACCGTACTTATATTTAAAATTGATGAGCAGGAGCAAGCCCGTCTGTTATTAACAAACAGTCATATCCGGAAAGACCTTGGGTTTAGTCCGGAAGAGTATGTGCTTGCATCTGAGTCAGAAGAAAGCCCGATTACCGCTGAGCTTGATCTTCTTATTGATGAAGTTGCCCGGCTGAGCCATGCATCGGCCCCGCCGGATTCCTTGCCCTCGGCAGTGCTCAGTAATCGTCAGGGGGAGCAAATGCGTTTCGGGTTCAGTTTTAGCGTATTTCAGTCTAAAGCCAACCGCTCTAATTTAATTTCTGTGGCACTTGTACCTGCGCTTATCAGGAATGCGGTATTTTCAACTGAAGGACCTGCAGACGGGCATAGGCAGAATGGCGTGCAGGAAAACAATACGGAAGTGGCAGCAGCAAAGGGTGATGTGATACCGCCTCCGCCGTTTGTTGCGGTTTCTGAAGTAATGAAAGGCGTGCTGGAAAAAGCAGATCATGCCGCAGGTATTGAAGCGCACATCCTGCTACATGGTGAAATCGCTACAGGAAAAAGAGCAATAGCTTCACGGATTGAGAAAACCTGTGTATTTGCCAAACCGGGTACACAGGTCATGCATATTGACTTTCGGGCAGAGGCTGCCGAAGCTTCGTTTCAGAAAATTGTTGAGAGAGACCAAACAAGCGGAGCTTACCTCCTTGCACAGCTTCCGAAAAACCTGATTCTGCAAATACGTGCGCTTGATAATATCAAAATTCCGCAGCTGGAAACCATAGCAGAAATTATTGATGAGCGTCAGGCCCGCGATTATAGAACAAGGCTGATTATGACCTCCCGCATCTCGCTTGATCAGCTTTCCGAGAGCGGGCGTATCCCGGCAAGCCTGCTCTATAAGTACACCTTTTTTCCGATACCTGTGCCGCCCCTCCGGCATCGCAGGGAAGATCTGCCTGAAATTATTGAGATATGGCTAAGCCGGCTTGTTGCTGCAGCTGACCTTCGGCCCGCGCCGGCTTACACCCCGCAGCAAATGCAGCAACTGCTGCAGCACGAATGGCCTGAAAATTTCCAATCGCTTAAGGAAGTCATTCGGGCATCGGTACTGTCCGCGAATGGGGAAAAACTTCCGCTCCGTCTCGGGATCAAAACCTTTGGGGAAGGCAAGCAGGCCGGGCTGTTCGGTGGTGCCCTTGCTCCTGAGCTGCAGCAGGTTCTCAGCTATGATGAAATGAGCCGCGTTTACTTCCGGCACGTACTCGACCTCACCAAAGGAAAAATTTACGGTGATGACGGGGCCGCGGCACTCCTTGGCATGCCCCCTACGACCCTGCAAAGCAAGCTCAAAAAACTCAAGGTTAAACCGCCCAAATAG
- a CDS encoding ATP-binding protein, with product MNNFEIQLPETQVSESQRGLLQQLSGVTEQLFNTDENRPSQAVLTLRFGSVSFRKAFDTLRELCTDFAAVPGVTIKKEGRAVSPSYLVQLFETVAAQEEAIRKEQADESLRPDGWGYAALDAITRYLPENREALLLGTYWFSFGHFVSEGVWKVDKHQILAILRQQVEDKHLYLCPSFDFSVTEGIIGRLPDQIDTNENANWSVFFSKEVEGSRIIERPKGIIHKLTRNGSPGTNGSAGRKGGSEAAGDQASEKKLRNIPKVRFDEIGGIDGIITQVREVIELPLKNPGLFRHLGIKPHKGMMLYGEPGCGKTMVAKAIANEVEAHFISVKGPELINKYQGASEENLRKLFDEAREMQPSIIFFDEMDAVAQRRSDAETLRTDARFVNQLLSVMDGVEDYGRVCVIGATNRIELIDPALLRPGRFDYQLEVKKPDAEGCRKIFEITTQDMPFSEAVDRSSYGLSLQGLTGAEIAYIAREAAYNSLRRHLNMAGHFDAAAVASYDYSALVIEEEDLAKARESLLKPANDIDRMQDEKLTKKIESAIAQS from the coding sequence ATGAATAATTTTGAAATCCAACTTCCGGAAACGCAGGTTTCCGAATCGCAGCGCGGGCTCTTACAACAGCTTTCCGGTGTGACCGAACAGCTTTTTAACACGGACGAAAACCGTCCATCGCAGGCTGTTTTAACACTCCGTTTTGGTTCCGTAAGCTTTCGGAAGGCGTTTGATACGCTCCGTGAGCTGTGTACGGACTTCGCCGCTGTGCCTGGCGTGACCATCAAAAAAGAGGGTCGGGCGGTGTCGCCGTCGTATTTGGTGCAGCTTTTCGAAACAGTTGCGGCACAGGAGGAGGCCATCCGGAAAGAACAGGCTGACGAGAGCCTGCGGCCTGACGGCTGGGGGTATGCCGCGCTCGATGCCATCACCCGATATCTCCCCGAAAACCGTGAGGCGCTGCTGCTGGGCACCTACTGGTTTAGCTTCGGGCATTTTGTTTCGGAAGGGGTCTGGAAGGTGGATAAACATCAGATCCTGGCCATTCTGCGGCAGCAAGTCGAGGACAAACATCTGTATCTGTGTCCGTCTTTTGATTTCTCCGTAACCGAGGGCATTATCGGCCGGCTGCCCGATCAGATCGATACCAATGAGAATGCGAACTGGTCGGTTTTTTTCAGTAAAGAGGTCGAAGGTTCCCGAATTATTGAGCGGCCGAAAGGTATCATTCACAAGCTCACGCGAAACGGGTCTCCGGGCACCAACGGAAGCGCGGGAAGGAAGGGCGGAAGCGAGGCGGCAGGTGATCAGGCGTCCGAGAAAAAGCTTCGCAACATCCCCAAGGTGCGGTTTGATGAAATTGGAGGTATTGACGGTATCATCACGCAAGTGCGGGAGGTCATTGAGCTGCCGCTGAAAAATCCGGGTCTGTTTCGTCATTTGGGCATTAAGCCGCATAAAGGCATGATGCTGTACGGCGAACCCGGCTGCGGTAAAACGATGGTCGCCAAGGCCATCGCGAATGAGGTTGAGGCGCATTTTATTTCGGTGAAGGGTCCGGAGCTGATCAACAAATATCAGGGGGCAAGCGAGGAGAACCTGCGGAAGCTGTTTGATGAAGCCCGAGAAATGCAGCCTTCCATCATTTTTTTCGATGAGATGGATGCCGTAGCACAGCGGCGCTCCGATGCCGAGACCCTGCGCACCGATGCGCGCTTCGTGAATCAGCTGCTTTCGGTGATGGACGGTGTTGAGGATTACGGCCGGGTTTGTGTAATTGGTGCAACCAACCGGATTGAACTGATTGATCCGGCCCTGCTCCGCCCCGGTCGTTTTGACTATCAATTGGAAGTCAAAAAACCGGACGCTGAAGGCTGCCGGAAAATATTTGAGATTACAACGCAGGATATGCCTTTTTCCGAAGCCGTTGACCGCAGTAGCTACGGGCTGAGCCTGCAGGGGCTTACGGGTGCAGAAATTGCGTATATCGCGAGAGAGGCGGCCTACAACAGTCTGCGGCGCCATCTGAATATGGCCGGTCATTTTGACGCTGCCGCGGTTGCGTCGTATGATTACAGCGCCCTTGTGATTGAGGAAGAAGACCTTGCAAAAGCACGGGAGTCTTTGCTTAAGCCTGCTAACGATATCGATCGTATGCAGGACGAAAAGCTGACCAAAAAAATTGAATCAGCTATTGCGCAAAGTTAA
- a CDS encoding AAA family ATPase, with product MFPKNTPFAFDIPYRSRFFTGRDEVCTFLTSTLLAGSNAVIAAPPGRGKSWLAQAVLAAISKQAQQNSGSGPQQESVRILAITDLFRAQHTVDFLNHFATHVLQAASKSSETRLQLAQTFLQKVTPLTEPGDAEKLLFDSWQTEHNPDEILDLPERIAESLGCRLVIWIDDFHLLRNLDKGAAFAKRVRAIWQNHKRVSYLLSGSGGPAFVQLFERPAQPFYQFAQLVQPQPLPAETWLAYFREQFRATGKSVRKQTLLQLLSLCEAEARPAQELAFHLWHQTAAEQTSGKKELRAALQLYFALHDRAYSRLAGGLSPTQLNLLKAVAMGEQQLSSVSVMEKYRLGSPASTTKNRRLLLAADLLTYRGDQLSFADPMFAHWMKLKFFGLTVKKLI from the coding sequence ATGTTTCCCAAAAACACACCCTTTGCCTTTGACATCCCCTACCGGTCGCGTTTTTTTACGGGCAGGGATGAGGTGTGTACGTTTCTGACTTCCACCCTGCTTGCGGGCAGCAATGCGGTTATTGCGGCACCGCCGGGTCGCGGGAAAAGCTGGCTGGCACAGGCCGTTTTGGCTGCGATCAGCAAACAGGCCCAGCAAAACAGCGGTTCAGGCCCACAGCAAGAGTCCGTACGCATATTAGCGATCACCGACTTGTTTCGGGCACAGCACACCGTTGATTTTCTGAATCATTTTGCAACCCATGTGCTTCAGGCCGCTTCGAAGTCATCCGAAACCCGCCTGCAGCTGGCCCAAACTTTTCTGCAGAAAGTTACGCCCTTAACGGAACCCGGTGACGCGGAAAAGCTTCTTTTCGACAGCTGGCAGACCGAACACAATCCTGATGAAATTCTTGATCTCCCTGAACGCATTGCCGAAAGTCTCGGCTGCCGTCTGGTAATTTGGATTGATGACTTTCACCTGCTCCGAAATCTCGACAAAGGCGCTGCATTTGCAAAAAGGGTGCGGGCAATCTGGCAAAACCATAAGCGGGTCAGCTATCTGCTGTCGGGCAGCGGCGGACCTGCATTTGTACAGTTGTTTGAGCGGCCTGCACAGCCTTTTTATCAGTTTGCACAGCTGGTGCAACCGCAGCCACTGCCCGCTGAGACCTGGCTTGCCTACTTCAGGGAACAGTTTCGGGCAACCGGTAAGAGCGTCAGGAAACAGACCCTGCTGCAGCTGCTTTCGCTTTGCGAAGCGGAAGCGAGACCAGCGCAGGAGCTGGCATTCCATCTGTGGCACCAAACGGCGGCAGAGCAAACTTCCGGCAAAAAAGAACTGCGTGCTGCGCTTCAGCTTTATTTTGCCCTGCACGACCGGGCCTACAGCCGCCTTGCCGGAGGCTTGAGTCCGACACAGCTGAACCTGCTCAAAGCGGTTGCAATGGGTGAACAGCAACTTAGTAGTGTATCTGTGATGGAAAAGTACCGTCTCGGCTCCCCTGCAAGCACAACCAAAAACCGGCGTTTGCTGCTCGCTGCCGACCTGCTGACCTATCGCGGCGATCAGCTTTCTTTTGCTGATCCCATGTTTGCACACTGGATGAAGCTGAAGTTTTTCGGCCTGACGGTAAAGAAACTGATCTGA
- a CDS encoding DUF2179 domain-containing protein codes for MDFIFAQLPETVETATASGFDWFAWIVLPLLIFLARIVDQSLGTLRIIFVSRSMRKLAAMVGFFESLIWLVAISQIIQNLDNWVSFIAFAGGFSMGNYVGIYIESKLAMGMLCMRIITAQDATELTDVLRENKYGATTVSATGRSGQVRLILTIIKRRDLEKVQQIVQKYNPNAFVSVEDIRSVHEGVFPEPAPSFLSRLNPIRK; via the coding sequence ATGGACTTTATCTTTGCACAGCTTCCCGAAACTGTTGAAACGGCTACGGCCTCCGGCTTCGACTGGTTTGCCTGGATTGTGTTGCCCCTGCTCATATTTCTTGCCCGGATTGTAGATCAGTCGCTGGGCACCCTTCGCATTATCTTTGTAAGCCGGAGTATGCGGAAGCTGGCAGCCATGGTTGGCTTTTTTGAATCGCTGATCTGGCTGGTCGCAATCAGTCAGATTATTCAGAACCTGGATAACTGGGTTTCATTTATTGCGTTTGCCGGCGGCTTCTCGATGGGTAATTATGTGGGTATTTACATTGAAAGCAAGCTGGCAATGGGCATGTTGTGTATGCGAATCATTACCGCACAGGACGCTACCGAGCTCACTGATGTACTTCGCGAGAACAAATACGGGGCAACTACGGTCAGCGCAACGGGGCGATCGGGGCAGGTCCGTCTCATCCTTACCATCATCAAGCGGCGTGATCTTGAAAAAGTGCAGCAAATTGTCCAAAAGTATAATCCCAACGCCTTTGTATCTGTAGAAGACATCCGGTCGGTTCACGAAGGCGTTTTCCCGGAACCGGCACCATCATTTTTGTCGCGCCTGAACCCCATTCGCAAGTAG
- a CDS encoding cation-transporting P-type ATPase, translating to MATKWHTLEAAEALDKLQSSTDKGLTPKEAEKRLQEYGPNKLPEKKGRHPVMQFLAHFHNVLIYILLVAAVVTALMDHWIDTIVILAVVLANAIVGFVQEGKAEKALEGIKNMLSLDAQVIRDGKQQKVNADAIVPGDIVRLRSGDKVPADVRIIEAKSFRVEESPLTGESTDVRKTSDSVSEDAVVGDRKCMAFSGTMVTYGTATGVVVETGLKTELGKITKMLSEQKEFTTPLLQKIDKFAIRLSVFVLLFSLSFFLFGYFFRDYTTMELFMATIGIVVASIPEGLPAIITITLAVGVQRMASRKAIIRRLPSVETLGSVSVICSDKTGTLTRNEMTVRTVVTADAAYEVEGSGYQPEGDILKEDAPLKSFEGEPALYQLLRAVRACNDAAIEESEGQWKLNGTPTEGALITLAHKAGLAGFSPKRLDDIPFESEHKYMATLNAHEDKTYVFVKGAPERLMDMCAEQLTAEGPVKMQKDFWTDQQDTIARRGQRVLGVAFREVDAGTSTVDHEDLGQGLTFLGLTGIIDPPRDEAVAAIEECKAAGIRVIMITGDHAVTAEAIAKELGIDNGEGTITGAQLEKTPDDALPELVMKYNVFARTSPEHKLRLVKALQAKNKLCAMTGDGVNDAPALKRADIGIAMGIKGTEVSKEAAEMVLADDNFATITNAVEEGRTVYDNFRKTILYILPTNGAQAIVLVAAIFIGIEMPITPAQILWVNMVTAVTLALALAFEPMEKRVMEMPPRRRDEPTLGGYFIWRIIFVSVLIGGFTFLLTHVFFAGVDTDKMRTIAVNTVVAGQVFYLFNCRQFYETAFTKRFFSNKYIFIAIGVLTVLQLLFIYAPFMNTLFYTVPLGWAEWSIILSTGVLVLVLVELEKWIFRSRGKTV from the coding sequence ATGGCTACCAAATGGCATACCTTAGAAGCAGCAGAAGCGCTTGACAAGCTGCAAAGTTCAACTGACAAAGGACTCACGCCCAAAGAGGCCGAGAAGCGTCTGCAGGAATACGGGCCCAATAAACTGCCTGAGAAAAAGGGGCGTCATCCTGTCATGCAGTTCCTTGCGCATTTTCACAATGTGCTGATTTACATCTTGCTTGTGGCAGCGGTTGTTACCGCTTTGATGGATCACTGGATCGACACCATCGTAATCCTTGCGGTTGTGCTGGCCAATGCAATCGTAGGCTTCGTACAGGAAGGCAAGGCTGAAAAAGCCCTTGAAGGCATTAAAAACATGCTTTCTCTGGATGCGCAGGTCATTCGTGACGGGAAGCAGCAGAAAGTAAATGCCGATGCCATCGTGCCGGGTGATATTGTGCGGCTGCGGTCCGGTGACAAGGTGCCCGCGGATGTCCGCATTATTGAGGCGAAAAGCTTTCGGGTTGAAGAGTCGCCGCTGACTGGAGAATCCACGGATGTGAGAAAAACAAGCGATTCGGTTTCAGAGGATGCCGTTGTTGGCGATCGGAAATGTATGGCCTTTTCAGGTACGATGGTGACCTACGGGACGGCGACCGGTGTCGTGGTTGAAACCGGCCTGAAGACGGAGCTGGGCAAGATCACTAAGATGCTTTCAGAGCAGAAGGAGTTTACAACCCCCTTGCTGCAGAAGATTGATAAGTTTGCCATACGCCTGTCGGTCTTCGTACTCCTTTTCTCTCTTAGCTTTTTCCTGTTCGGATATTTCTTCCGGGATTACACAACCATGGAGCTGTTTATGGCGACCATCGGTATTGTGGTAGCTTCTATCCCTGAGGGGCTTCCTGCCATCATTACCATTACGCTCGCCGTTGGGGTGCAGCGTATGGCGAGCCGAAAAGCGATTATCAGGCGGCTGCCTTCTGTTGAGACCCTGGGCTCGGTTAGCGTGATCTGTTCCGACAAAACCGGAACCCTGACCCGCAATGAAATGACGGTTCGTACTGTCGTAACCGCAGATGCTGCCTATGAGGTGGAAGGGTCCGGTTATCAGCCCGAAGGCGATATCCTTAAAGAGGATGCACCCCTGAAATCGTTTGAAGGGGAGCCAGCCTTGTATCAGCTTCTCCGCGCTGTTCGGGCCTGTAATGATGCTGCAATCGAAGAAAGCGAGGGGCAGTGGAAGCTCAACGGTACGCCAACGGAAGGAGCGCTCATCACCCTTGCACACAAAGCAGGCTTGGCCGGGTTCAGCCCCAAACGTCTCGACGACATTCCGTTCGAGTCTGAGCACAAATACATGGCAACTCTGAATGCGCATGAGGATAAAACCTATGTGTTTGTGAAGGGTGCTCCCGAGCGGTTAATGGATATGTGTGCGGAGCAGCTCACCGCTGAGGGTCCGGTAAAAATGCAGAAAGACTTCTGGACCGATCAGCAGGATACCATTGCGCGCCGCGGACAGCGGGTGCTTGGCGTTGCATTTCGCGAGGTAGATGCAGGTACTTCGACTGTTGATCACGAAGATCTCGGGCAGGGGCTGACCTTTCTCGGGCTTACCGGCATTATTGATCCCCCGAGAGATGAGGCCGTAGCCGCGATTGAAGAATGCAAGGCTGCCGGAATCCGGGTTATTATGATTACCGGCGACCATGCTGTTACCGCGGAAGCTATTGCCAAAGAGCTGGGTATTGACAATGGTGAAGGTACCATTACCGGCGCGCAGCTCGAGAAAACGCCAGACGATGCACTGCCTGAGCTTGTGATGAAGTACAATGTTTTTGCACGCACGAGTCCGGAGCATAAGCTGCGGCTTGTTAAAGCACTGCAGGCAAAGAATAAGCTCTGCGCAATGACCGGCGACGGCGTAAACGATGCCCCCGCCCTGAAGCGCGCTGATATTGGTATCGCCATGGGAATCAAAGGTACGGAGGTCAGCAAAGAGGCCGCAGAAATGGTACTGGCAGATGACAACTTTGCCACCATTACCAATGCTGTTGAGGAAGGCCGCACGGTTTACGACAACTTCCGGAAAACCATCCTGTACATCTTGCCGACCAATGGTGCGCAGGCTATTGTGCTGGTTGCTGCCATTTTCATAGGGATTGAAATGCCGATTACGCCGGCTCAGATTCTTTGGGTCAATATGGTTACAGCGGTAACCCTGGCGCTGGCGCTGGCTTTCGAGCCCATGGAGAAGCGGGTCATGGAGATGCCGCCCCGCAGGCGCGATGAGCCGACCCTTGGCGGCTATTTCATTTGGCGGATTATCTTCGTGTCGGTTCTGATCGGCGGATTCACCTTTTTGCTCACGCACGTCTTTTTCGCAGGAGTTGATACGGATAAAATGAGAACCATTGCCGTAAACACGGTAGTCGCGGGACAGGTCTTCTACTTGTTCAACTGCCGTCAGTTCTATGAGACCGCTTTCACCAAGAGATTCTTTAGCAACAAATATATCTTCATTGCCATCGGCGTGCTCACGGTACTGCAGCTCCTGTTCATTTATGCGCCATTCATGAACACCCTGTTTTACACGGTACCACTCGGCTGGGCTGAGTGGAGTATCATCCTGTCAACAGGCGTACTTGTGTTGGTGCTCGTTGAACTGGAGAAGTGGATTTTCAGATCCCGCGGAAAAACCGTTTGA
- the ahcY gene encoding adenosylhomocysteinase — MIETKERVPYKVKDITLAEWGRKEIKIAEAEMPGLMALREEYGQSKPLKGARIAGCLHMTVQTAVLIETLVELGAEVTWSSCNIFSTQDHAAAAIAAAGIPVYAWKGMSEEEFNWCIEQTLFFPDGQPLNMILDDGGDLTAMVHDDYPELLEGIRGLSEETTTGVHRLYQMAKEGTLKVPAINVNDSVTKSKFDNLYGCRESLVDGIKRATDVMIAGKVAVVAGYGDVGKGSAENLRSYGARVIVTEIDPICALQAAMDGYEVKKMNDAAREGNIFVTATGCKDVIRAEHFEVMKDQAIVCNIGHFDSEIQVKWLNANGKKETIKDQVDAYTLPNGNTIYLLAEGRLVNLGCATGHPSFVMSNSFTNQTLAQIALWTRPEEFTVDVHVLPKELDEKVAKLHLAKIGVDLDELTEDQAQYLGIKQHGPYKPDYYRY; from the coding sequence ATGATTGAAACGAAAGAAAGAGTCCCCTACAAGGTAAAGGACATCACCCTGGCCGAGTGGGGCCGCAAAGAAATTAAGATTGCCGAGGCGGAAATGCCCGGCCTCATGGCCCTGCGTGAAGAGTACGGCCAAAGCAAGCCGCTCAAGGGCGCGCGCATTGCCGGCTGCCTGCACATGACCGTGCAAACCGCCGTATTGATTGAAACCCTCGTTGAGCTCGGCGCCGAAGTCACCTGGTCGAGCTGCAATATTTTTTCTACACAAGATCACGCCGCTGCGGCCATCGCGGCTGCCGGCATCCCCGTTTATGCCTGGAAAGGCATGAGCGAAGAAGAGTTCAACTGGTGCATCGAACAAACCCTTTTCTTCCCCGACGGTCAGCCCCTCAACATGATTCTCGACGACGGCGGCGACCTCACCGCGATGGTACACGACGACTACCCCGAGCTGCTCGAAGGTATCCGCGGCCTGTCTGAAGAAACAACGACCGGTGTACACCGTCTGTATCAAATGGCCAAAGAAGGCACGCTCAAGGTACCCGCCATCAACGTGAACGACTCTGTCACCAAGAGCAAGTTCGACAACCTCTACGGCTGCCGCGAATCGCTCGTGGATGGCATCAAGCGCGCAACCGATGTGATGATTGCCGGAAAAGTGGCCGTTGTGGCCGGTTACGGCGATGTCGGCAAAGGCTCCGCTGAGAACCTGCGCTCCTATGGCGCCCGCGTCATCGTCACCGAAATTGACCCCATCTGTGCGCTTCAGGCGGCGATGGACGGCTACGAAGTCAAGAAAATGAACGACGCTGCCCGCGAAGGCAACATCTTCGTGACCGCGACCGGCTGTAAGGATGTAATCCGCGCCGAGCACTTCGAGGTCATGAAAGATCAGGCCATCGTCTGCAACATCGGCCACTTCGATTCCGAGATTCAGGTAAAATGGCTCAACGCCAACGGCAAAAAGGAAACCATCAAAGATCAGGTTGACGCCTACACCCTGCCCAACGGCAACACCATTTACCTGCTCGCCGAAGGCCGCCTCGTCAACCTCGGCTGCGCAACCGGTCACCCAAGCTTCGTGATGTCCAACAGCTTCACCAACCAAACCCTCGCGCAGATCGCGCTGTGGACCCGCCCCGAAGAGTTCACCGTTGATGTACACGTACTCCCCAAAGAGCTCGACGAAAAAGTTGCCAAGCTGCACCTCGCCAAAATCGGCGTCGATCTCGACGAACTCACCGAAGATCAGGCACAGTACCTCGGCATCAAACAACACGGGCCCTACAAGCCGGATTACTACCGCTACTAA
- a CDS encoding CopG family transcriptional regulator, with protein sequence MTTTLTIEIDKELAQLLEKSSLKAGKTQKEWVLDALKRQLAFEKCKTLQSELRPYGKAHGWESDEDVFREIS encoded by the coding sequence ATGACTACCACACTTACTATCGAAATTGACAAAGAGTTGGCACAGCTTCTCGAGAAATCATCATTAAAAGCCGGAAAGACTCAGAAAGAGTGGGTACTCGATGCGCTTAAACGGCAGCTTGCTTTTGAAAAATGTAAAACCCTCCAAAGCGAACTTAGACCCTACGGCAAAGCTCATGGCTGGGAAAGCGATGAAGACGTTTTCCGCGAAATTTCTTAG